In Malus sylvestris chromosome 16, drMalSylv7.2, whole genome shotgun sequence, the following are encoded in one genomic region:
- the LOC126608881 gene encoding 50S ribosomal protein L29, chloroplastic-like yields the protein MLGAISIAPPSTVTFPSNLPSPVSKSFNGMRVQRLCPNIVVRLPTESSRRPCSPSSSVVMMAKREEEMKEIRTKTTEEINEEVVDLKGELFMLRLQKSARNEFTSSEFRRMRKRIARLLTVKREREIEEGIGKRLSRKFDRQWKKSIVVRPPPSLKKLQDEEAAAEAAEKAASA from the exons ATGTTGGGCGCAATCTCCATAGCTCCACCTTCAACGGTTACATTTCCCTCAAACCTGCCGTCGCCAGTCTCCAAGTCCTTCAATGGCATGCGAGTCCAACGCCTTTGCCCAAACATCGTCGTTCGTCTTCCGACGGAGTCATCTCGGAGGCCGTGCTCGCCGTCGTCTTCGGTTGTGATGATGGccaagagagaggaagaaatgaAGGAAATCCGGACCAAAACCACCGAAGAAATCAACGAGGAGGTGGTCGACCTCAAAGGAGAGCTCTTCATGCTTCGCCTCCAGAAATCGGCTCGCAACGAGTTCACTTCCAGCGAGTTCCGTCGAATGCGCAAAAgg ATTGCTCGCTTGCTTACTGTTAAACGGGAAAGAGAGATTGAGGAGGGAATTGGTAAGAGGCTATCAAGAAAGTTCGATCGACAATGGAAGAAAAGCATTGTTGTTAGACCGCCTCCGTCGTTgaagaagttgcaagacgaaGAAGCAGCTGCAGAAGCTGCTGAGAAGGCTGCATCTGCATGA